A window of Candidatus Polarisedimenticolia bacterium genomic DNA:
CCCGACGGCGTGGCCGCGAACCTGATCGGCGAGGTGACCCGCAGACTGGAGAAGCGCGGGCTGCGACCCGTCGGCATGAAGATGCTGCAGCTGGGGCCCGAGCAGGCCGCCGGCTTCTACCACGTTCACCGCGAGCGGCCTTTCTTCGGCAGCCTGATGACCTTCATGACCTCGGGGCCGGTCGTCGTCATGGTCCTGGAAGGGGAGGGCGCGGTGGCCGGGCTGCGGGAGATCATGGGGGCCACCGATCCGGCCAAGGCCGCCGACGGGACCCTGCGCAAGGATTTCGCCAGCTCGATCGAGAAGAACATCATCCACGGCTCCGACTCTCCCGCGTCGGCGGCCTCCGA
This region includes:
- the ndk gene encoding nucleoside-diphosphate kinase — protein: MERTLTIIKPDGVAANLIGEVTRRLEKRGLRPVGMKMLQLGPEQAAGFYHVHRERPFFGSLMTFMTSGPVVVMVLEGEGAVAGLREIMGATDPAKAADGTLRKDFASSIEKNIIHGSDSPASAASEIAYFFNALELCRR